A genomic stretch from Dermochelys coriacea isolate rDerCor1 chromosome 24, rDerCor1.pri.v4, whole genome shotgun sequence includes:
- the LOC119847996 gene encoding claw keratin-like, with amino-acid sequence MSCSSLYYPECGVARPSPVSGSFNEPCVRQCPDSEVVIRPSPVVVTIPGPILSTFPQKSEVAAVGAPVVAAGYGGSFGLGGLYGYGGHYGGLYGLGGLGGYGGHYGYGGLSGYGGSYAGLSGYGGHYGGLCGYGGGNGYGGLSGSGVSCHRYLSGSSTPC; translated from the coding sequence ATGTCTTGTTCCAGCCTGTACTATCCAGAATGTGGGGTGGCCCGGCCCAGTCCAGTTTCCGGCAGCTTCAATGAGCCGTGCGTTAGGCAGTGCCCTGACTCTGAAGTGGTCATTAGACCATCACCAGTTGTTGTGACCATCCCAGGGCCAATTCTCAGCACTTTCCCTCAGAAGAGTGAAGTGGCAGCTGTAGGAGCACCGGTGGTCGCAGCCGGCTATGGGGGCTCATTCGGTTTGGGGGGATTGTACGGCTATGGAGGCCATTATGGAGGACTGTATGGTTTAGGGGGATTAGGTGGTTATGGGGGCCATTATGGTTATGGGGGATTGAGTGGTTATGGGGGCAGTTATGCGGGATTGAGTGGTTATGGGGGCCATTATGGTGGACTGTGTGGATACGGGGGAGGTAATGGTTATGGAGGATTATCCGGTTCCGGGGTATCTTGCCATAGGTACCTGAGTGGAAGCTCTACACCATGTTAA
- the LOC119847997 gene encoding claw keratin-like translates to MSCSSLYYPECGVTRPSPVSGSFNEPCVRQCPDSEVLIRPSPVAVTIPGPILSNFPQHSEVGAVGAPVVGAGYGGSFGLGGLYGSGGHYGGLYDLGGLGGYGGLGGYGGGYGYGGLAGYGGLCHYGGYGRRYRGGYCGPC, encoded by the coding sequence ATGTCTTGCTCCAGCCTGTACTATCCAGAGTGCGGGGTGACCCGGCCCAGTCCAGTTTCTGGCAGCTTCAATGAGCCATGTGTTAGGCAGTGCCCTGACTCTGAAGTGCTCATTAGACCATCACCAGTTGCTGTAACCATCCCAGGACCAATTCTCAGCAATTTCCCACAGCACAGTGAAGTGGGAGCCGTAGGAGCACCTGTTGTCGGAGCTGGCTACGGGGGCTCATTCGGTTTGGGGGGACTGTATGGCTCTGGAGGCCATTACGGAGGATTGTATGATTTAGGGGGATTGGGTGGTTACGGGGGACTGGGCGGGTACGGGGGAGGTTATGGTTATGGGGGATTAGCTGGTTATGGGGGATTATGCCATTATGGGGGATATGGCCGGAGGTATCGCGGTGGATACTGTGGGCCATGTTAA